The Arachis hypogaea cultivar Tifrunner chromosome 19, arahy.Tifrunner.gnm2.J5K5, whole genome shotgun sequence genome has a window encoding:
- the LOC112778118 gene encoding uncharacterized protein At5g39865-like has product MSMRGIRKTFQDCNRIMFLLRSLRVKFDERDVSLHMDYRDELWNLFGGKVTIPPKLFIKGTCIGGADEVLALHELGCLRNLLEGAPTITTDHDHCPCLGYNNFRCPECNENGLVKCTIFTS; this is encoded by the exons ATGAGCATGAGAGGGATAAGGAAAACATTTCAAGACTGCAACAGAATCATGTTCCTTCTGAGAAGCCTCCGAGTGAAGTTTGATGAGAGGGATGTGTCCCTTCACATGGACTACAGGGATGAGTTGTGGAACCTATTTGGCGGCAAAGTCACCATCCCTCCCAAGCTCTTCATCAAAGGAACCTGCATTGGTGGCGCTGACGAGGTTCTTGCCTTGCATGAGCTCGGCTGCCTTAGGAACCTTCTAGAAGGCGCTCCCACTATCACTACCGATCATGATCACTGCCCTTGTCTTGGTTACAACAATTTCAG GTGTCCAGAGTGCAACGAGAATGGTCTTGTCAAATGCACCATTTTCACCTCCTaa
- the LOC112778116 gene encoding uncharacterized protein translates to MYKLAGKLKKCRHRLVDWQKISSSNSKNRIINLKESIAAESEKGEQANPIDLRVMESELEEALESEERYWRKKSRIKWLRWGNRNTKFFHSKFKTRNRRNKIHHLEDDEGNTATTSEGIAEMTQKYFEKLFNSSNPKDPKEDIQGIPQKIDNTTNRMLVQIVTEKEIKSAVFSINSFSALEDDGFTAKFFQFFWKTIKKDVCQAVRSFFQRGRLISDNVLIAHGFMHFLKNKSYGEMEMDLKLDMSKTYDRVEWSCVWVIMRKLGFCNKWMNWIKECVMTVSYSVTVDEGLSHMLHRGEQRLEFSGILRTLRNYEEISGQVVNMDKSSVFFSKNTLLPIRDQIATILQVPHVGNQNKYLGLPAIVQRSKRATFNYIKEKVNQKLQHWKRALLSPSEREVLIKAMATAVPLYTLSCFKLHETLLDELQ, encoded by the exons ATGTACAAGTTGGCTGGAAAATTGAAGAAATGTAGACATCGATTAGTAGACTGGCAAAAGATCTCATCTTCAAATTCAAAGAACCGAATAATCAACCTCAAAGAAAGCATTGCTGCTGAATCTGAAAAAGGGGAACAAGCCAATCCTATTGATCTAAGGGTGATGGAGTCTGAATTGGAGGAAGCATTGGAGAGTGAAGAGAGATACTGGCGGAAGAAATCTAGGATAAAGTGGCTAAGATGGGGGAATAGAAATACAAAGTTCTTCCATTCCAAGTTTAAAACAAGGAATAGAAGAAATAAAATCCATCATCTAGAGGATGACGAAGGTAATACTGCTACTACTTCTGAAGGCATCGCTGAAATGACCCAAAAATACTTTGAGAAGCTCTTTAATTCGAGCAATCCGAAAGACCCAAAGGAGGATATTCAAGGAATCCCTCAGAAGATCGATAATACAACTAATAGGATGCTGGTCCAAATAGTAACTGAGAAGGAAATTAAGTCAGCTGTTTTCTCTATTAACTCCTTTTCAGCCCTTGAGGATGATGGTTTTACTGCTAAATTCTTCCAGTTCTTttggaaaacaataaaaaaggaTGTATGTCAAGCTGTCAGAAGTTTCTTTCAGAGAG GAAGATTAATTAGTGATAATGTCTTAATAGCTCATGGGTTTATGCATTTCTTGAAAAACAAGAGCTATGGTGAAATGGAGATGGATTTGAAATTGGACATGAGTAAGACATACGACAGGGTTGAGTGGTCTTGTGTTTGGGTCATTATGaggaaattgggtttttgtaACAAATGGATGAATTGGATTAAGGAGTGTGTGATGACAGTTTCGTACTCTGTTACTGTGGATG AGGGCCTCTCCCATATGCTCCACAGAGGAGAACAGAGGCTAGAGTTTTCTG GAATACTGCGTACCCTACGAAACTACGAGGAAATTAGCGGCCAAGTGGTAAATATGGATAAGTCATCGGTGTTTTTCAGTAAAAACACTCTTCTTCCTATCCGAGATCAAATAGCTACCATTCTTCAAGTTCCTCATGTTGGTAATCAAAACAAATACCTGGGTTTACCAGCAATCGTCCAGAGATCAAAGAGAGCTACTTTTAATTACATTAAAGAAAAGGTTAATCAGAAGCTACAACATTGGAAGAGGGCACTATTGTCACCAAGTGAGAGGGAGGTTTTGATCAAAGCGATGGCTACAGCTGTTCCGTTATATACGCTTAGCTGTTTTAAGCTCCATGAGACACTTTTAGATGAACTGCAATGA